Below is a window of Desmonostoc muscorum LEGE 12446 DNA.
GTCAGTTAGAAGACATTTCCATTACCAAGGCTTTTATTGGCTCTTGTACAGGGGGTAAACTTTATGATTTGGCTCAAGCAGCCGAAGTTTTGAACGGTCGCCAATTGGCAGAAGGCGTCAGCTTATTTATTGTACCTGCCACCGTGGAAATTCGTGAGCAAGCCGAAGAATTAGGCTATCTTGACATTTTTGAAAAAGCAGGGGCACAGATTCTCAAGTCAGGTTGTGGGGCTTGTATCAATGCTGGAATTGGAGTTTTGGCAAAAGAAGAAACAGGAGTTTATGCAACCAATCGCAATTTTAAAGGACGCAGCGGCGATCCAACCGGCAAAAACTATTTGGCATCACCAAGAACGGTGGCTATCTCAGCTGTAAAAGGCAAAATTAGTCATCATCTCGATTGAAAACGGAGCTATAAAATATGAGTGAATAGAGAGAAAGATTCTAAAATCTTAACCCAATCTAAATGCAAGTTACTCTTATTTAGCTTAGTCTAGATTTGGAGATAGGTTTCTTTGTTTACAAAGATTCCAGTTTTCTACCCTTAGTAATGTTTTAACCAAAACGTAAGGATTTTAGGTAATTCCAATGGATGAAATTGTTAAAAAACTTGCCGGTCTAGGTCTTCCTGGCATCTTTCTTGTGATTCTCGCAGCCACATCAGGAGGTAGTTCTGCTGCTGTTGCTGCTGCCATCACAGCCTTGGGAGGTCCCTTTGGTATCGTCGGAGGCATAGCCCTACTTGGTCTAGTAACAGTTGTTGGGGATACTATAGCCGGATATGGTATTGAAGCCATTCTGAAGGCTGTCTATACAGAACGTAGCAAAACCGAATCTCTGAGATTTCTCCTCAAAGAAATTAAAGATCTACCGATTTCGGAAGAGCTAAAACTCAGACTGAAAAATGAACTTAGCCCACAAGCCACTGCTTATACTGAAGTAACTGATGAACCAAGGACAGTTGAAATTGTTGATGAATAATTTTACTGTTTTAAGAGAATTCAGAATTCAGTATTCAGTATTCAGTAGTTAGAATTGGGAAGTCAAACAATTTTGGATTTTAGATTTGCGATTTTGGATTGACTCCGCGCCACTTGCGGTGCGGGGCATTATGATTTTAAATTTTGGATTTTGGATTTGTTCCGCCCATTAGGGGCGGGGCATGTAGCTTGCTTCTGGGTTCGCGTAGGGTTCCGCAGGAAAGGAGTACCGAAATAATCTAAAATCTAAAATCTAAAATCTAAAATTGGCACGGTCAAATACGTTTGAGGCGAGGCTACCAAATTTAGGTTGTGTACTTTACATTCCTGGAAATCGGCTTTAAATTCGGTGACAATTCCAAAACGAATGGCACTAGATATAAAGTTGTATAATTTGGAGTCTCGCCAAATTTAATCTGCTACGAATTAGGCAAATGGTGTACTAAATTAACGTGAATTCGATGGCTTATATAGTGTCCACCTAAAGTTAAGCAATTCTTTTTCTGGAGAATGCTAAAGTAGCAAATTCAAATTGTATTGAGAAAATAAAATGGTCTCTGAGTAGGACTTCACCGAATTAAACTCTCAAAAACCATTATTTAAAATCACCTAATCAAGTGCCTTTAATATAATAATGCACTTTGATTTTTGAACTTATTTGCTTCTGTGATGGAGTAGGTACATAAGTTAGGAAATAGGGAATCAGGGTTTCCAGATTCTAGAGAACTTTTTCAAGAAATTTAGATCATGTTTGAACAATGTATTCATCAGTTATTTGAAAGCCAGGTTGCGCGAACTCCACAAGCAATAGCTGTGGAATATGGCCACGAACAACTGACATACCAAGAATTAAATATTAAAGCTAATCAACTCGCTCATCATTTGCAAAAATTAGGGGTAAGGGCAGAGACCCTGGTAGGAATTTGCGTCGATCGCTCCTTAGAAATGATTGTGGGTTTGTTGGGAATTCTCAAAGCCGGGGGAGCATACGTACCGCTAGATCCCGCCTATCCTACTGAACGATTGCAGTTCATGGTAGAAGATGCTCAAATCTCTATTTTGGTAACGCAAGAAAAATGGTCTAGTTTAATATCTGATTATTCAGGGCAGGTAATTTGTTTAGATAGTCACCAGGACGAGATATTTAACGACAGCAATGCCTACGGCGGGCAAAGCCAACACAATCTCATTAACACAGTCAAACCGAATAATCTAGCTTACGTCATCTACACATCAGGTTCAACTGGAAAACCCAAAGGAGTGATGGTTGAACATCATTCATTGGTGAATTTTATTCAGATGGCGTTGGCTTTGCCGGCCGTAGGCATCGCCCAATACAAAATCTCTGAGTGCGACCGGATTCTTCAGTTCGCCTCCATGAGTTTTGATGTAGCCGCAGAAGAAATATATTCCTGCTTAAGTTGTGGTGCAACTCTAGTGTTACGAACTGAAGAAATGATGAGTTCTGTAGCATCATTTGTACAACAATCTCAAAATTGGCAAATAACTATATGGGATTTACCCACAGCTTACTGGCATTTAATAGTCAATGAATTAGCCACTGGTAAAATAACATTGCCCCAATCATTGCGCTTGGTAATTATTGGCGGAGAAAGGGTACTACCAGAAAAAGTGAAAATGTGGCTCAAATGTGTAGGAAATTTCCCTGAATTGATCAATGCCTACGGCCCCACCGAAGCCACCATTGCAGCTATAAGTTGCTGCTTATCAAATTACACCAAACTAGAAAATACAGAAGTACCTATTGGTAAACCAATGGGGGAAAATATTCAAGTTTATGTGTTGGATCAAAACCTGCAACAAGTTCCAACCCAAGTAACAGGAGAAATACACATCGGAGGTGCTGGACTTGCACGCGGCTATCTCAATCGCCCAGAATTAACAGCAGAAAAATTTATTCAAAATCCCTTTGGCGATTTTGGATTAGGAAACACTAGCGAAAATTTAGAACTACCTGAAATTGATTTAGAAAACAAATTTAATAATCCAAAATCCAAAATTCAAAATTCAAAATTATATAAAACTGGTGATTTAGGAAGATATTTACCAGACGGTAACTTAGAATTTGTAGGACGCATTGACGAGCAGGTAAAATTTAATGGCTTCCGAATTGAATTAGGAGAAATTGAGTCTGTTCTCAATCAACATTGCGAAGTATCTCAAAGCGTAGTCATTATTCGTGAAGATTCCCCTGGAAACAAACGTTTAGTAGCTTATATTGTCCCCCATCAAAAAACGGCGATTGCCCCCACAACTTTTGAAAGCTTCCTGAAAAAAAAGCTACCGAGTTACATGGTGCCAAGCATCTTTGTTTTCTTAGATGCTTTACCCCTCACCCCCAATGACAAAATCGATCGCCAAGCACTTCCTGTTCCTAATCTGCAAAAAACTTTTGTCGCTCCCCGGAATTCACAAGAAGAAGCCCTAGCAGAAATCTGGCGTCAAATTTTTGGATTAGAACAGATTGGTATTGATGATAATTTTTTCCAGTTGGGTGGTCATTCTCTAATCGCCACACAAATTTTGTCTCGCATACGAGATGTTTTTCAAGTTGAACTATCCTTTAAACAACTGTTTGAAAATCCAACTATTGATGACTTAATTAAAGTCATTTTCCACCAACAGCAAATCAAACAGACATTCCCCATAGCTAAAATTCAGCCGATTCCACGAGGGGGTTACTTACCCGTTTCCTTTGCCCAAGAGCGGGTATATTTCATTGAGCAATTAGCACCCTCCATGAGCGCTTACCAATTCCAAGAGAGTTTGCGCTTTCAAGGATATTTGAATATATCTATACTGGAAGAAAGTCTGGGCGAAATTTTGCATCGTCATGAGATTTTTCGCACTACCTTTCCAGCCGTAGAAGGAAAGTTAGTACAATTAATTCATCCTCCTCAACCAGTAAAATTAGAAGTAATTGACCTGCAAAATTTTGCCAAATCTGAACAGGAAGCCGAAGTCGAAAGATTAACAGAGGTGGAAATTCACAAACCTTTTAATATTAGTGAGTTACCCTTAATTCGGTGGACGTTATTAAAATTAAGTGACCACGAACATGTATTAGTTCATGTTGAACATCACATGGTTCATGACGGTTGGTCATTTAATTTATTTTTGCGAGAATTATTAGCACTATATCAAGCCTTTTCTGAAGGTAAACCCTCTCCCCTAGCTGAACCATCACTTCAGTTTGCAGATTTTGCCCATTGGCAAAGACAGTGGGTGTTAACAGAGGAAGCACAAGCCCAGCTAGATTATTGGAAACAAAAATTATCTGGTAGTCCGCCTTTACTGGAATTACCTGGCGTTAGCCCGCGCCCAGTAGAACAAACTTACCAAGGCGGAATGCGGAGAATGGAACTTCCTCTTCATGTCTGCGAAGCCCTAAGAAATATGGGTCGTCAAGAAGGCGTAACCTTATTTATGAGTATGTTTACAGTTTTCGTAACCATGCTCTACCGCTACACCGGACAAGAAGATCTTTGCGTGGGTTCTGGAGTCGCTAACCGTCGTTGGCGAGAGACAGAAGGGTTAATTGGCATGATTGTCAATAACATTGTTCTCCGCACAAATGTTTCCGGAAACCCCACCTTTCGAGAACTTCTGGCTCAAGTGCGTCAAGTCACCCTGGAAGGTTATGCTAACGAAGACTTACCCTTTGATAAGGTGGTAGAGGCACTCAAACCAGAGAGGAATCTCAGCTATAATCCGCTGTTTCAGGTGATGTTTAGCTTCCATGATGCGCTGTTACCCGAATTGCGTTTACCAGGGTTGAGTATTAAACAGCATGAGGCACTCAACAATAAATCAGCCAAATTCGATCTTGATATTGTCGTTATTCCCCGTTCTGAACAACGAGTAGGGCGTAATTCCCAACATGAAGCCCAGGGAATCGAAACAGAGGGCATAACCCTTGTTTGGGAATATAACAGCGATTTATTTGATGCCGCCACCATCGATCGCATGATGGGACAATATCAAACATTGGTAGAAGGAATTGTAGCTAACCCCGATTTACGAATTTCCCAATACCCGCTGTTAACACCAGAACAACAGCAGCAATTATTAGTTGAGTGGAACGCAACAAAAACAACTTATCCCCAAGGGAAATGTATTCATCAGTTAGTTGAAGCACAGGTAGACAAAACTCCTGATGCAGTAGCAGTCATATTTGGGGGGCAAAAACTCACCTATCGGCAATTAAATGAACAAGCTAACCAACTCGCTCATTACCTAAAAACCTTGGGAGTAAAAGCTGATACATTAGTAGGAATTTGCATTGAGCGCTCCTTAGAAATGATAGTGGGACTATTAGGAATTCTCAAAGCGGGGGGTGCTTATGTTCCCCTAGATTCCGCCTATCCAGCCGAACGATTGAGCGAAATAGTAAATGATGCTCAAGTGCCGATTCTGGTAACGATGCAGCAATGGGCAACTGTATCAGCTGAACATTCTTTGGAAATAGTTTGTTTAGATACTCAAAGAGAATTGATTGCCAACCAGAGTAGAGAAAATCCTGACTCTGAAGTAGCAGACAGTAACTTAGCCTATGTTATCTATACATCAGGCTCCACAGGCAAGCCCAAAGGGGTGCTGATTGAACATCATTCATTGGTGAATTTTAGCCAAGCAGCATTGGCTCAATATAAAATGACAGTTGGCGATTGCATTCTCCAATTTGCCTCAATTAGTTTTGATGCCGCCGCCGAAGAAATCTATCCGTGTTTAACTTGTGGTGGCACATTAGTGCTGCGAACCGAAGAAATGTTGCAGTCTGTGTCAGCATTTGTGCAGCAGTCAAAAGATTGGGAATTAACAGTATGGGATTTACCTACAGCTTATTGGCATTTGTTAGTCAGTGAATTAGCCAGTGGCAATTTATTATTACCTGAATCATTAAGACTGGTAATTATTGGTGGAGAACGAGTGCTACCGGAAAAAGTTGCAATCTGGCATCAATTGGTGGGCAATTATCCACAGTTGATTAATAGTTATGGCCCGACTGAAGCCACTGTTGTTGCTACATTATCTGATTTGTCAGAAAATGCCCTCAATCATTCAGAAGTCCCCATTGGTAAACCTATCAATAATGTTCAGGTATATGTGTTAGATAAATACTTGCAACCTGTTCCCATCGGAGTACCAGGGGAACTGCATATTGGTGGTGTGGGTGTGGCACGGGGTTACTTGAACCGTCCAGAATTAACATTAGAAAAATTTATCCTCAATCCCTTTACCGATTTTGGATTGCCGATTTTAGATTTTGGATTAGGAAATACTGGTGAAAATTTAGAATCTTCCCAACCTCTTGAATTAGAAAATCAATCCAATAATCCAAAATCCAAAATCCAAAATCCAAAATTATATAAGACTGGCGATTTAGTCCGTTATCTACCTGATGGCAATTTGGAATACTTGGGGCGAATTGATTCTCAAGTGAAGATTCGCGGTTTTCGCATTGAACTTGGCGAAATTGAAACAGTTTTAAATCAACATCCCCAGGTAGCTCAAGCTGTTGTTATTGCCCGTGAAGACATTCCTGGCAATCAACGTCTCGTCGCCTACGTGGTTGGAAATCAAATCCAAATTGATGATATCCGCCAATTCCTCAAACAGAAGTTACCACCCTACATGGTTCCTTCTGCCTTTATCTTATTGGATCGTCTACCGATGACTCCCAATGGGAAAGTAGACTATCGTGCTTTACCTGCCCCAGATACTTCCCAGAGAAATTCAGAGGTTGAGTTTGTTCTTCCTCGGACTTTTGCAGAAGAAAAATTAGCTGCAATTTGGGCTGAAGTTTTGAGACGCTCAAATGTCAGCATTCACGACAATTTCTTTGAGTTGGGTGGCGATTCAATTATCAGCATTCAGATGATTTCTAGAGCCAATCAAGTCGGATTACATCTGACTCCCAAACAACTTTTTCAACATCAAACAATTGCAGAGTTAGCCACCGTTGTTGGTACAACCAGTCAAATCAAAGCCAATCAAGGATTAGTCACAGGTTCAGTACCGCTAACGCCTATCCAGCATTGGTTTTTCCAGCAAAATTTACCTGATGCTGACTACTTTAATCAGTCAGCAATGCTTGTGATTCCATCGGGGACAAAACCGGAGTTATTAAAACAAGCCGTGCAAGAATTATTATGGCATCATGATGCGTTGCGATCGTGCTTTGCACGTCTCCCCTTGGGAGAATCGCAGTTCATCCGAGAAAGCATTCCTCCGCAACAAATTCATCATCCGCCCCAAGAAACAGTACCTTTCACCATTGTTGATTTATCGGAACTTTCTCCCCAAGCACAACAAACTGCGATGCAGACAAAAGATGCCCAACTTCAAGCCAGCCTGAATTTATCATCAGGAGAAATTGTCCAAGTCGCCTTGTTCAACCTGGGGATAAATCAACCAAATCAACTACTATTTGTTATCCATCACCTAGCCGTAGATGGTATCTCATGGCGAATTTTACTCGAAGACTTGGCAACAGCTTATCAGCAGCTAAATCGTGCTGAAGCAATCAAATTGCCTGCTAAAACTACTTCTTTTCAAGAATGGGCAAATCGGTTACAAGAATACAGTAAATCAGAAATTATTGCCAAAGAAATTGATTATTGGCTATCTCCGTTTCAGGGCGATATTGCTCCTTTGCCGATAGATTATCCATCAGGTATAAAAGATAATACCTTAACCTCAACTCATTCTTTTACCCTGTTTTTAAATGAGGATGAAACCCGCGCTTTGTTGCAAGATGTCCCCTCTGCTTACAACACACAAATTAACGATATTTTGCTGACTGCTTTAGTACAAAGTTTCAGTCAATGGACAGGGCAAAAATCCTTAATTGTTGATTTAGAGGGACATGGAAGAGAAGACTTATTTGAAGATGTAGATTTGTCGCGTACTGTAGGCTGGTTTACTACTTTATTCCCTGTGGAATTAAAAGTGAGTTCTGTTCACGATTTACCAGCAACTTTAAAATTAGTTAAAGAACAACTGCGCCGCCTTCCTAAACACGGTATCGGTTATGGGATCTTGCGATATTTACATCCAAATCCAGCAGTTAAAAATAAATTCCAGAGTTTAGCGCCAGCAGAAGTCAGTTTTAATTATTTAGGTCAATTTGACCAAGTTTTGTCTGCATCTGGAATGTTGGGAACTGTAAAAGAGTGGAAATCAGAGCATAGTAAGCGCGGAAATCGTAATCATTTATTGGCAATCAGTGGATTAATTCACTCAGGAAAGCTAGAAATAGACTTTGCTTACAGTGACAAAATTCACAAAATAGATACCATCGAAAGATTGGCTTTTGGATTCATGGAGGCATTAAGAACTCTGATTACTCACTGTCAATCAAAAGAGTCCCAAGACTATACTCCTTCTGACTTTTCTGCTGCCAAAATTAATCAACAACAACTGGATAAATTCATCGCTAAAATTAACAAAAATAAAACCAAATCGTGAATTATAAGGCTATAAAATTACGAACCACAGAGGCGCAAAGGTCGCAGAAAATAAGAAAAACTCAATATTTCTCAAAACTCTCCTCTCTGCGCCTCCGCGTGAAATAAATATTCACAACCAAAATAGGATAACTTTAGTACTTGATTACCTGAGTAAAAAATTTAAATTTAATTTATGCATAAAATCGTGATTGGCTCTACTGATTCTGTTGATAATTTTTCTGCTTTAACTGAGCAAGAACGACATAAAATATTGTTGGAATGGAATGATACAACGGTAGATTATCCTAAAGATTTGTGCATACATCAGTTATTTGAAGCACAGGTGAAAAAAACTCCAGACAATATTGCTGTTGTCTTCAATGAGCAGAAACTTACTTATCAACAATTGAACCATCAAGCCAATCAACTTGCACATTATCTGCAATCTTTGGGTGTAGGGGCAGAAGTTTTAGTCGGGATTTGCGTAGAGCGCTCTTTGGAAATGGTAGTGGGAATGCTGGGTATTCTCAAAGCAGGTGGAGCTTATGTACCGCTAGATCCAACATATCCCGAAGAACGTCTGAGCTTTATGCTGGCAGATTCTCAAGTGCAGGTGTTATTAACTCAGCAAAAGTTGGTTGCAGGGTTTAATGCAAGTGAGGCAAAGCTAGTTTGTCTGGATACTGATTGGGAATTGATTAACCAACACAGCCAAGAGAATCTCACTAGCAACGTCACGTCTGAAAACCTGGTTTATGTCATCTATACCTCTGGTTCTACGGGAACACCAAAGGGAGTAGCTGTACCCCATCGGGCTGTGAATCGGCTAGTATGCAATACTAACTACGTGCAGTTGACAGCTGAGGATTGCGTTGCTCAAGCCTCAAATGCTTCCTTTGACGCAGCTACATTTGAAATCTGGGGTTCTCTCATCCACGGGGCTAAGTTGGTAGTCATTCCTCAGAATGTTGTGCTTTCACCCCAGCATTTCGCAGCCTGCATCCGCGAACAAGGAATTAGTATATTATTCTTGACCACAGCCTTATTTAATCAGTTAGCGAGCATTGTTCCCCAGGCATTTAAAGATTTGCGATACTTGCTATTTGGAGGCGAGGCTGTAGATCCTAAGTCCGTGAAAGCGGTTTTAACGAACGGATCGCCACAACGATTGTTGCATGTTTATGGCCCGACTGAGAATACAACATTCTCTTGTTGGTATTTAGTTGAGGACGTTGCAGAAGGGGCAATAAATTTGTCCATTGGTCGTCCAATTTCCAATACACAAATCTACATACTGGACTCCCGACTGCAACCAGTTCCCGTTGGTACTCCCGGAGAATTATATATCGGCGGCGATGGCTTGGCACGAGGCTACTTAAACCGTCCAGAGTTAACTGAGGAAAAATTCATTCCCAATCCCTTTAAAAGAGGCAGGGGGGCAGAGGAGCAGGGGAGCAGAGGAACAGAAATTCTTCCTAATTCCCAATCCCCAGTCCCCAGTCCCCAATCCCCAGTCCCCAATCCCCGCCTTTACAAAACTGGGGATTTAGCCCGTTATCTACCAGATGGCAACATTGAGTTTCTGGGGCGAGTCGATAATCAGGTGAAGATTCGCGGTTTTCGCATTGAATTAGGAGAAATTGAGGCGCTTTTGAGTCTACACCCGGATGTACAGCAGGTAGTGGTCATCGCTCGTGAAGACATCCCCGGTGATAAGCGGCTTGTTGCCTATATTGTCTTGAATCAAAAGCTTGAGACGATGCCTGCGGCGGGCTGCGCCTACGCCACTACCCTCAAATGCTTCCTCCAAGAAAAGCTGCCCCACTATATGGTGCCAGCAATATTTATTTTTTTAGACTCCTTGCCCCTGACGCCCAACGGGAAAGTCGATCGCCAGCATCTTCCCGCCCCCGATCGCACACGCCCCGATTTAGCAGAAACCTTTGTCGCTCCTCGTAACCCAATTGAAGAAAAACTAGCTCTCATTTGGGCTGAGTTACTGGGACTTGAGCAAATTGGAGTTAATGATAATTTTTTCCAGTTGGGTGGTCATTCCCTCATCGCCACTCAAATCCTTTCTCGCGTGCGCGAAGTTTCCAGCGTGGAGTTGTCGTTTCACCACATCTTTGAAAACCCTACGGTAGCGGGACTAGCTGGGGTAATCGAAAAGTGCAGTTTTCAACAAGAGCGATCGCAGCGTCCTGCCATCCAACGAATTGCCCGTGAAGGACTCTTACCAGTCTCCTTTGCCCAAGAGCGAGTCTACTTTATCCAGCAATTGGCACCTGAAAATAGCGCCTATCAATTCCAAGCAACTATGCGATTTCAGGGTCGGCTTGATGTGGCAATTTTACAACAGTGCCTCGATGAAATTGTGCAACGGCATGAAATCTTTCGCACAACTTATCCGGCGGTAAATGGGCAGCTATTTCAGGTAATCAACCCACACCAACCAATTAGCTTTAGTGCGATCGACCTGGAATCATTCGCTGAATCTGACCGTGAAACTGAGGCTCAAAAGCTAGTTGAACTAGAAGTGCAAAAGCCGCTTGACATTAATCAATTACCCTTAGTTAGGTGGGTTTTGTTGAAGTTAAGTCACCAAGAACATTTGTTGCTCCACATTGAGCATCACATGGTTCATGATGGTTGGTCATTCAACGTCTTTCTGGCTGAGTTGGTGGAACTTTATCAAGCCTTCTGTTTGGGTAATCCTTCTCCCCTAACTGAGCCAGTTTGGCAATTTGTGGACTTTGCCCATTGGCAGCGACAGTGGGTAAAAAGCCAGTCAGCCCAAGCTCAATTAAACTATTGGCAACAGAAACTATCCGGCAGTTCACCGCTGTTAGAATTACCCTATGACCGCCCGCGACCACCAGAGCAAACTTACAATGGCGATCAAATCAGGGTAGAACTGCCCATCGACTTGTGTGAATCCTTAAGAATTCTCAGCCGTCAAGAAGGTGTCACCTTATTTATGACGATGCTGGCAGTTTTTCTGGTCATGTTGCATCGCTACACTGGGCAAGACGACATTACCATCGGCACTGCTGTTGCCAATCGGCGGATGCATGAAATAGAGAAGTTAATTGGCATGATTGTCAATAACTTGGTTTTACGCACCGATTTGTCAGGTAATCCCACATTTCGGGAGTTACTTGACCGAGTGCGTCAAGTGACGATGGAAGCTTATGCTAACGAAGACCTACCCTTCGATAAGGTGGTGGAAGTTCTCAAGCCAATACGCAACCTCAGCCACAATCCTCTGTTTCAAGTGATGTTCAGCTTCCATGATTCATCCATGCCAGACTTGAATCTCCCAGGCTTGGACATCAGTTTGCATGAACCTATCAGCAACAAATCCTCAAAGTTCGATTTGGATTTCCTGGTCATACCGCGTTCTGAACAACGGGTGCAAAACGGTTCCAAAACAAAAGCTAAGGGAATCACCCTCGTCTTAGAATACAACAGCGACCTCTTCGATGCTGCCACCGTTCAACGGATGTTAGAAGAGTATGAAAATTTACTCCATAGCATTATTACCAACTCAGAGCAGCGAGTTTCAGAATTACCCCTGTTGACCGTAAATCAACAGCAGTTGCTAAAGTCATGGAATAAAACTCAGCGTGATTATACTTACAAAAAGTGTATTCATAAATTATTTGAAACTCAGGTAGAATTAAAGCCAGATGCGATCGCTCTAAAGCAAGATGGTCAAAAATTAACTTACCGTGAATTGAGCGATCGCGCCAATCAACTAGCCCACTATCTACAAAGTTTGGGAGTCAAGCCAGAAACCCTTGTCGGTATTTGCGTTGAACGTTCCTTAGAGATGATTGTCGGCTTACTCGGTATTCTGAAAGCTGGTGGTGCTTATGTTCCCCTTGATCCTGCTTATCCAAAAGAGCGATTAACTGATATTCAACAAGATACGCAACTGAGAATTCTGCTGACTCAAGAAAGATTCCAAGACAAATTGCCAGATTATCCCGCAAAAACAATCTGTTTAGATAAAGACTGGCCAGCGATCGCTCAACATAGTACGCGACAACCCATTAGTCAGGTTGAACTTCATAACCTCGCTTACATGATTTATACATCTGGTTCTACGGGTAAACCGAAAGGGGTGATGGTTGAACATCGGTCATTGTTGAATTTTGCGATCGCCGCCATTGATGAATATGGAATCAATGCCAGCGATCGAATTCTGCAATTTGCCTCTATTTGTTTTGATACATCTATTGAAGAAATCTTTCCTTGTCTGGCGGCTGGTGCAACATTAGTGCTGCGAACCGAAGAAATGCTGCACTCAAGTGATGAATTTTGGCGGTGTTGCCAACAATGGCAGTTAACTGTTTTGGATTTACCTACAGCTTATTGGCATCAGTTGGTGGCAGAACTCACCCCTGATGACTCCCGAATTCCTGAAAATCTGAGAACTGTGATTATTGGGGGAGAAGAAGCTCAACTAGAAAAAGTCAAGCGTTGGCACAGTAGTGTGGCTCATTTGCCCAATCCCCCGCAATTATTTAATAGTTACGGGCCAACAGAAGCAACAGTTATTACCACTTTACACCGCTTAAATTCCTCAGATACTTCCGGCGTTGCCATCGGGCGACCCATCAGCAATGCTCAAGTTTATATCCTAGATCGATATCTGCAACCAGTACCCATAGGAGTTCCTGGGGAACTGCACATTGGCGGAGCAGGTTTAGCCAGAGGATATTGGCAACGCCCTGAATTGACGACTGAGAAATTTATCGAGAATCCCTTGAGCAATTTTGGATTTTCGATTGCCGATTTTGGATTAAGTGGCGATCGCAAAGAAACAAAAACTGTGGACATCACTCAGACAGTTAATAATCCAAAATCCAAAATCCAAAATCCAAAATTATATAAAACAGGAGACTTGGCACGATTTCGCCCAGATGGCAACCTAGAATATCTCGGTCGAGTTGACGATCAGGTGAAGATTCGCGGTTTCCGCATCGAGTTGGGAGAAATCGAGACGGTGTTGAATCAACATCCCCAGGTGTTTCAAGCGGTTGCGATCGCCCGTGAAGATATTCCTGGGCAAAAACGCCTTGTGGCTTATGTTGTCCCTAAGGTAGGGGCAGGGGCGCACAGCTGTGCGCCCCTACGGGATTTCCTCAAGGGAAAACTGCCTAATTATATGGTGCCTTCGGCTTTTGTGCTGCTAGAAACACTGCCCATGACACCCAATGGCAAAGTAGACTACCGCGCCCTACCAGTCCCCGAATTTACCCGCAGTCCAGAAGATAACTTTGTAACTCCAAGCACCCCGACAGAAGAGAAATTAGCGGCCATTTGGTCAGAAATTTTAAGATTAGAAAAAGTCAGTATCCACGATAACTTCTTTGAACTAGGCGGAGACTCGATTCTCAGCATTCAAGTAATTTCCCGTGCTAATCAGGCAGGTATC
It encodes the following:
- a CDS encoding non-ribosomal peptide synthetase, which produces MFEQCIHQLFESQVARTPQAIAVEYGHEQLTYQELNIKANQLAHHLQKLGVRAETLVGICVDRSLEMIVGLLGILKAGGAYVPLDPAYPTERLQFMVEDAQISILVTQEKWSSLISDYSGQVICLDSHQDEIFNDSNAYGGQSQHNLINTVKPNNLAYVIYTSGSTGKPKGVMVEHHSLVNFIQMALALPAVGIAQYKISECDRILQFASMSFDVAAEEIYSCLSCGATLVLRTEEMMSSVASFVQQSQNWQITIWDLPTAYWHLIVNELATGKITLPQSLRLVIIGGERVLPEKVKMWLKCVGNFPELINAYGPTEATIAAISCCLSNYTKLENTEVPIGKPMGENIQVYVLDQNLQQVPTQVTGEIHIGGAGLARGYLNRPELTAEKFIQNPFGDFGLGNTSENLELPEIDLENKFNNPKSKIQNSKLYKTGDLGRYLPDGNLEFVGRIDEQVKFNGFRIELGEIESVLNQHCEVSQSVVIIREDSPGNKRLVAYIVPHQKTAIAPTTFESFLKKKLPSYMVPSIFVFLDALPLTPNDKIDRQALPVPNLQKTFVAPRNSQEEALAEIWRQIFGLEQIGIDDNFFQLGGHSLIATQILSRIRDVFQVELSFKQLFENPTIDDLIKVIFHQQQIKQTFPIAKIQPIPRGGYLPVSFAQERVYFIEQLAPSMSAYQFQESLRFQGYLNISILEESLGEILHRHEIFRTTFPAVEGKLVQLIHPPQPVKLEVIDLQNFAKSEQEAEVERLTEVEIHKPFNISELPLIRWTLLKLSDHEHVLVHVEHHMVHDGWSFNLFLRELLALYQAFSEGKPSPLAEPSLQFADFAHWQRQWVLTEEAQAQLDYWKQKLSGSPPLLELPGVSPRPVEQTYQGGMRRMELPLHVCEALRNMGRQEGVTLFMSMFTVFVTMLYRYTGQEDLCVGSGVANRRWRETEGLIGMIVNNIVLRTNVSGNPTFRELLAQVRQVTLEGYANEDLPFDKVVEALKPERNLSYNPLFQVMFSFHDALLPELRLPGLSIKQHEALNNKSAKFDLDIVVIPRSEQRVGRNSQHEAQGIETEGITLVWEYNSDLFDAATIDRMMGQYQTLVEGIVANPDLRISQYPLLTPEQQQQLLVEWNATKTTYPQGKCIHQLVEAQVDKTPDAVAVIFGGQKLTYRQLNEQANQLAHYLKTLGVKADTLVGICIERSLEMIVGLLGILKAGGAYVPLDSAYPAERLSEIVNDAQVPILVTMQQWATVSAEHSLEIVCLDTQRELIANQSRENPDSEVADSNLAYVIYTSGSTGKPKGVLIEHHSLVNFSQAALAQYKMTVGDCILQFASISFDAAAEEIYPCLTCGGTLVLRTEEMLQSVSAFVQQSKDWELTVWDLPTAYWHLLVSELASGNLLLPESLRLVIIGGERVLPEKVAIWHQLVGNYPQLINSYGPTEATVVATLSDLSENALNHSEVPIGKPINNVQVYVLDKYLQPVPIGVPGELHIGGVGVARGYLNRPELTLEKFILNPFTDFGLPILDFGLGNTGENLESSQPLELENQSNNPKSKIQNPKLYKTGDLVRYLPDGNLEYLGRIDSQVKIRGFRIELGEIETVLNQHPQVAQAVVIAREDIPGNQRLVAYVVGNQIQIDDIRQFLKQKLPPYMVPSAFILLDRLPMTPNGKVDYRALPAPDTSQRNSEVEFVLPRTFAEEKLAAIWAEVLRRSNVSIHDNFFELGGDSIISIQMISRANQVGLHLTPKQLFQHQTIAELATVVGTTSQIKANQGLVTGSVPLTPIQHWFFQQNLPDADYFNQSAMLVIPSGTKPELLKQAVQELLWHHDALRSCFARLPLGESQFIRESIPPQQIHHPPQETVPFTIVDLSELSPQAQQTAMQTKDAQLQASLNLSSGEIVQVALFNLGINQPNQLLFVIHHLAVDGISWRILLEDLATAYQQLNRAEAIKLPAKTTSFQEWANRLQEYSKSEIIAKEIDYWLSPFQGDIAPLPIDYPSGIKDNTLTSTHSFTLFLNEDETRALLQDVPSAYNTQINDILLTALVQSFSQWTGQKSLIVDLEGHGREDLFEDVDLSRTVGWFTTLFPVELKVSSVHDLPATLKLVKEQLRRLPKHGIGYGILRYLHPNPAVKNKFQSLAPAEVSFNYLGQFDQVLSASGMLGTVKEWKSEHSKRGNRNHLLAISGLIHSGKLEIDFAYSDKIHKIDTIERLAFGFMEALRTLITHCQSKESQDYTPSDFSAAKINQQQLDKFIAKINKNKTKS